The following are encoded in a window of Paenibacillus polymyxa genomic DNA:
- a CDS encoding RNA polymerase sigma factor yields MESNRELFDLYQRDVYRTCYYMVHNASDAEDLTQEVFIILFRSNREQIEQLKAWIMKITVNHCLNYLKRQKSLHLKVSANPYLFSGAEGKPVDRLVEERESAEEWAVYMNRLPAKIRAVLTLRYMHDFTLAEISKLLEIPLGTVKSRTHKGLKLLEQILRDAGVQIPEMEGENYEQHRKGIEAQVK; encoded by the coding sequence TTGGAGAGCAATCGAGAGTTGTTTGATTTGTATCAACGAGATGTATACCGAACCTGCTACTACATGGTACATAATGCATCGGATGCAGAGGATTTAACGCAGGAAGTGTTTATCATCCTGTTTCGCAGCAATCGTGAACAGATCGAACAACTAAAAGCCTGGATTATGAAGATCACGGTCAATCATTGTCTGAATTACCTTAAACGCCAGAAAAGCCTGCATTTGAAGGTATCGGCTAATCCCTATCTATTTAGCGGGGCGGAAGGTAAACCTGTAGACAGGCTGGTGGAAGAACGCGAATCGGCAGAGGAATGGGCCGTTTATATGAATCGCCTTCCGGCCAAAATCCGCGCTGTGCTGACACTCCGCTATATGCATGATTTCACGCTGGCGGAAATATCAAAACTGCTGGAAATTCCGCTGGGAACCGTCAAATCGAGGACTCACAAAGGACTAAAGTTATTGGAGCAAATATTGCGGGATGCAGGGGTACAAATTCCCGAGATGGAAGGAGAGAACTATGAACAACATAGAAAAGGCATTGAAGCGCAAGTTAAATGA
- a CDS encoding DUF4179 domain-containing protein: MNNIEKALKRKLNDDSEMAYPDFDEMWNRMEQTGHTAPTLTDTSDSFTPHRHRNWRKIAIAASLSALLVAVPVYAAIHYNWDNLLRGRSGIQTALKQNLGQPLEQSVTRDGVKLTLHTAIVDENRTVILYSLEVGKRADNEFWNVKGVSLKSAAGESNAGEYNFQQWDPKNQRYNGYFESDWTPQQETENVQLTIDHIELTSVQELDLPLDIRSPQIQTFKLDRSGLQDMKVQVFEQGKDKLMLSSAITFDSSIPKRWDNPQIIAYKGDEPVMSQPGGAFGKPGDNGEYTAQQYFSKADMPEGQTTFKLQYAQTEKSINEPIKFDLQLSKKKMESGTIKSALNIPLEKGNPNVLLKQMIVTPTQIRVTIRSKEKFAMLPYQKYFLSVNGTTLEGSRWSSPDQEHDLNTIRFERPSNLVITKDSPITFTGKYKVTTHSDDKTPQRLTDISEQKQTLTTQIGGYPVKWTYYKQGSDLFVETESGDAHFGGINQTHIGLGKERIIGKPITANFAGDGNNKAVDVYKNFKKKEASIYMFYYTTDDPEAETTVPLQPLTSNSEASK; encoded by the coding sequence ATGAACAACATAGAAAAGGCATTGAAGCGCAAGTTAAATGATGATTCGGAAATGGCCTATCCTGACTTCGATGAGATGTGGAACCGGATGGAACAGACAGGGCATACTGCCCCTACGCTAACCGACACTTCCGATTCATTCACTCCCCACCGACACAGAAACTGGCGCAAAATAGCTATTGCCGCCTCTCTAAGCGCACTTCTGGTTGCAGTTCCTGTCTATGCCGCCATCCACTACAACTGGGACAATCTGCTACGCGGAAGAAGTGGCATCCAGACAGCATTAAAGCAAAACCTCGGGCAACCGCTGGAGCAGTCCGTGACCAGAGACGGAGTGAAGCTAACGCTGCATACAGCTATTGTCGATGAGAACCGGACCGTGATCCTGTACAGCTTGGAGGTCGGAAAACGTGCAGACAACGAGTTTTGGAATGTCAAAGGCGTATCGCTAAAAAGTGCCGCGGGGGAAAGCAATGCAGGGGAATATAACTTTCAGCAATGGGACCCGAAAAATCAACGGTACAACGGGTACTTTGAAAGTGATTGGACACCGCAGCAAGAAACAGAGAACGTGCAGCTGACCATAGATCATATAGAGCTCACCAGCGTTCAGGAACTGGATTTGCCGCTCGATATTCGGTCGCCTCAAATACAGACGTTCAAGCTGGATCGTAGCGGCTTACAAGATATGAAGGTACAGGTATTCGAACAAGGTAAGGACAAACTGATGCTGTCCTCAGCGATTACCTTCGATTCGTCCATACCCAAGAGATGGGACAATCCACAAATTATTGCCTACAAAGGCGACGAGCCTGTGATGTCGCAGCCTGGAGGGGCTTTTGGCAAACCCGGTGATAACGGGGAGTATACAGCACAGCAATATTTTTCCAAAGCGGATATGCCGGAAGGACAGACTACCTTCAAACTTCAATATGCGCAAACCGAGAAAAGTATAAATGAACCTATAAAATTTGACCTGCAGCTAAGCAAGAAGAAGATGGAAAGCGGGACGATTAAAAGTGCGCTGAATATCCCACTGGAGAAAGGCAATCCAAATGTTTTGCTAAAACAAATGATTGTCACACCTACGCAAATCCGTGTCACGATCAGAAGCAAGGAGAAGTTCGCCATGTTACCTTATCAAAAGTACTTTCTTTCTGTGAACGGCACAACATTAGAAGGTAGTCGTTGGTCTTCACCTGATCAGGAACACGATCTGAACACGATCCGTTTTGAACGACCTTCCAATCTTGTGATTACCAAGGACAGTCCTATTACTTTTACAGGCAAATACAAGGTTACGACCCATTCGGATGACAAAACGCCACAGCGTTTAACTGATATTTCTGAGCAAAAGCAGACGCTAACGACGCAAATCGGTGGCTATCCTGTGAAGTGGACCTACTACAAACAGGGATCAGACTTATTCGTAGAAACCGAAAGCGGGGATGCTCACTTTGGAGGGATTAACCAGACGCATATTGGCCTGGGTAAAGAACGGATTATCGGCAAGCCGATCACAGCCAATTTTGCCGGAGACGGCAATAACAAGGCAGTGGATGTCTACAAGAACTTCAAAAAGAAGGAAGCTTCTATCTATATGTTCTACTATACAACGGACGACCCGGAAGCAGAGACAACCGTACCCTTACAGCCTCTGACAAGCAACAGCGAAGCATCTAAATAG